In a single window of the Necator americanus strain Aroian chromosome X, whole genome shotgun sequence genome:
- a CDS encoding hypothetical protein (NECATOR_CHRX.G21492.T5): MGFGGVLDDSTFLQRVGSFCHITVSASSLENPIPSENNTENASEETNSEYNESDCSWRQCSTDEETTPLVAEYYPNGNIKIVLHNCGTLKTVFFPDGRIKEEYDRNGTLKVKYNEDDEPKEEEGQNHTGQENRILYTIEELSEDSTNNNI; encoded by the exons atgggctttggcggtgtgctggacgacagcacctttttgcagcGTGTGGGAAGcttttgccatataaca GTCAGTGCCAGTTCATTAGAAAATCCCATACCCTCTGAAAACAATACTGAAAACGCATCAGAAGAAACTAATAGTGAATATAATGAGAGCGACTGTTCCTGGAGGCAATGTAGTACAG ATGAGGAAACAACACCTCTAGTAGCAGAATACTATCCCAATGGAAACATCAAAATAGTTCTCCACAATTGTGGAACATTAAAGACTGTATTTTTTCCGGACGgaagaataaaggaagaaTACGACAGGAACGGGACATTGAAAGTAAAGTACAACGAAGACGATGAGCCCAAAGAGGAAGAAGGTCAAAATCACACTGGGCAGGAAAATAGAATTCTCTATACAATTGAAGAACTATCGGAGGATAGTACGAACAACAATATCTAA
- a CDS encoding hypothetical protein (NECATOR_CHRX.G21494.T1), giving the protein MSKIPSQQVVIVGIDANAKMGLEQQSDLLGKWYYAAERTSDNRLVEPCEQTGLIIASTLKRNHRRHQLTWHGSTTFWRGTFLNQISENLELFGTSRSTLTTLLFFSASRYGSTRETDEFLFSRKSTWQGKTRSTYNSVFAARSTGDLNQEKRLRRKLRRQLQQDRDNEWTSRAMEFEKAWEDRNPRKAYALLKQYSGKMKRCSHVLNTANGVAVGEATLPIWKEHFKTLLNRLAPSAPELEQFIDRHMRKSGGDDGINAEMLKYLPPSGIREMIKIIRSIWINESIPDSWRHAVIIPLHKKLSVTHPRNYRGISLLHVMYKVLERIILDRLIKHREETTRNEQTGFRPGRSTIDQVFIVRRVIEIWQRYSKPVQLAFLDFEAAFDSPHRGRLLNALRADGVSGKFVRLLDDMNQRTTAAV; this is encoded by the exons atgtctaaaataccaagccagcaggtggtcattgtcggaatcgacgcaaatgcgaagatgggactcgaacagcaatccgatttgctaggaaaatggtactatgcagcggagcgcacgtcggacaaccgTCTGGTCGAAccgtgcgaacagacgggcctcatcatcgcttccacgcttaagaggaatcatcgacgccatcagctcacgtggcatgG ctcgactacgttctggcgaggaacattcctcaatcagatatccgaaaatctagagctgtttgggacgtcgcgttcgactctgaccaccctactgttcttctcagcttcaagatatggttccacaagagaaaccgatgAGTTCCTCTTCAGtagaaaatcgacatggcag ggcaaaacaagatccacgtacaattctgtatttgCCGCGCGCAGCACTGGTGAcctcaaccaggaaaagcgtcttagaaggaagctacgtcgtcaactgcagcaagaccgcgataacgagtggacgtcaagagcgatggagtttgagaaggcgtgggaggacaggaacccgcggaaagcctacgctctactaaaacagtatagcggcaaaatgaaaagatgttcccatgtcctcaacactgctaatggggtagctgtcggtgaagcaacccttccaatttggaaggaacacttcaagaccttgctgaaccgactagcaccgtcagctcctgaactcgaacagttcatagaccgacatatgcg aaaatctggtggagacgatggGATtaacgcagaaatgctaaaatatcttcctccgtctgggattcgtgagatgataaagatcatccgttcaatatggataaacgaaagcatacctgattcgtggagacacgctgtcataattcccctccacaagaagttatccgtcacgcacccaaggaattatcgaggaatctctttgctgcatgttatgtacaaggtactggagcgGATTAttctggaccgactcattaaacatcgcgaagaaacaacgcgcaacGAGCAaactggctttcgtcctggccgatctacgattgaccaggtgttcatcgtcagaagagtgatcgaaatctggcagcggtattcgaagccagtgcaattagcgtttctggattttgaagccgcgttcgactctcctcaccgaggccgtcttctcaacgcgcttcgcgccgatggagtatcaggaaagttcgttcgcttgcttgacgacatgaatcaacgaacaactgctgcagtttga